A single window of Ictalurus furcatus strain D&B chromosome 3, Billie_1.0, whole genome shotgun sequence DNA harbors:
- the si:dkey-191g9.7 gene encoding GRIN2-like protein → MEEIGCPVSDLYPPGSTIPSNPTVTNDIIIPLSEKVKDIKPEELQKSSSELSRSENILEDRGHIKDKEKCLHNVPHPHTIAEVHISDEAGAQMASGVNHQNEQASLVITEKVSSLHRYLGEENLTPPRTQYFQRSHSDTLHIQQEDHIHPLQSETFEPTSLNKNQEAPTLSFVCKEAMHTQQSSSVTTFCREPHSPIQPSSVQVCTSGCAQVSGEIARDIKPSKLEAAACCSSYHHGAAEDTFAAYCHPQPIPSPAQLVPLLMNMEADSKGQKATLLSLPPLVSSISETRLDSKRLVHCCSLDCKWPGSLRLAGSQQQSVKEVRNMRDAGTMTSCRELMDIGVQVGQDSERSPQHVFPKVCLVDEKENGNDELTGQQKSPVKDVKWDSEGMTWEVYGASVDPEELGMAIQKHLELQIKETAGRAAKFSQQNTTTSQLGNEKRESKRRRGVMAALHPSVCCSRASTAVD, encoded by the coding sequence ATGGAAGAGATTGGGTGCCCCGTGTCTGATCTGTATCCACCTGGTAGCACCATCCCATCAAATCCTACTGTCACTAATGACATTATTATTCCACTTTCTGAAAAAGTGAAGGACATCAAGCCTGAGGAGCTACAGAAGAGTTCCAGTGAATTATCACGCTCAGAAAATATCCTGGAAGACAGAGGGCAtataaaagacaaagaaaaatgcCTTCACAATGTcccacatccacacactatTGCAGAGGTTCACATATCTGATGAAGCAGGTGCCCAGATGGCATCTGGTGTGAACCATCAGAATGAACAGGCATCACTGGTCATCACAGAGAAAGTCTCTTCATTACACAGATACCTAGGAGAAGAGAACCTGACCCCCCCAAGAACGCAATATTTTCAGAGGAGTCACTCAGATACCCTTCATATTCAGCAAGAGGACCATATTCATCCACTTCAAAGTGAAACCTTTGAGCCTACTTCTCTAAATAAGAACCAAGAAGCACCCACATTGTCCTTTGTTTGTAAGGAGGCCATGCATACACAACAAAGCAGTAGTGTCACCACTTTCTGCAGAGAACCACACAGCCCAATccagccaagttctgttcaGGTTTGCACGTCTGGCTGTGCTCAGGTATCAGGAGAGATTGCCAGGGACATTAAACCCTCTAAGCTTGAGGCAGCTGCTTGCTGCAGCTCGTACCATCATGGAGCTGCTGAGGACACGTTTGCTGCCTACTGTCACCCCCAGCCCATACCTTCTCCTGCCCAACTTGTACCACTACTAATGAACATGGAGGCAGACAGCAAGGGGCAGAAAGCAACCTTGTTATCTCTTCCCCCACTCGTTTCCTCCATCAGTGAGACAAGACTGGATTCTAAAAGACTGGTCCACTGCTGCAGCCTGGACTGTAAGTGGCCTGGCTCTTTGCGCCTGGCTGGAAGTCAGCAGCAATCAGTGAAAGAGGTTAGAAACATGAGAGATGCAGGGACTATGACCTCCTGCAGGGAGCTGATGGATATAGGGGTGCAAGTGGGTCAGGACTCAGAAAGGTCACCTCAACATGTCTTCCCAAAGGTGTGTCTGGTGGAcgagaaagaaaatgggaatgACGAGCTTACAGGGCAACAGAAAAGTCCAGTAAAGGATGTGAAGTGGGACTCTGAAGGAATGACATGGGAGGTCTATGGTGCCTCAGTGGATCCTGAGGAACTGGGCATGGCTATTCAAAAGCACTTGGAGCTGCAGATCAAGGAGACCGCAGGAAGAGCAGCAAAATTCTCACAGCAGAACACAACCACCTCACAGCTGGGAAATGAGAAAAGGGAGAGCAAGAGGAGGAGGGGAGTAATGGCAGCTCTTCATCCTTCAGTCTGTTGTAGCAGGGCCTCTACTGCAGTGGACTAA